One Methylocystis hirsuta genomic window, GAAGCGCCATGCTGCTGCTTTCAGCGCCAAGCAGACTGTTCGCGTAGCGGGATCGACGACTGGCCTGGCGCAAAGGGTACAGTTTATGGAACCATTGTCGTAGATTTGGAGCGGTGCAAGGTTGTCGATGTGATGCAGGAGCGCTCCGCCGCCGAGACAGCGAACTGGTTAAGCGAACACCCAGAGACTGAGATTGTCAGCCCGCGATCGCTGCGGACTGTATGCGCAAGGCACGCGGAAGGAGCG contains:
- a CDS encoding transposase; its protein translation is MAWRPAGRALDDTSGHADKRRPHSAAAEAPCCCFQRQADCSRSGIDDWPGAKGTVYGTIVVDLERCKVVDVMQERSAAETANWLSEHPETEIVSPRSLRTVCARHAEGAPQARQVADRFHLLQNLRQAIEAQLSRANRSGGRALFALQ